The Limisphaerales bacterium genomic sequence GGACCTGAACGCCATGGTCACGCAAAAGGATAAAGTCTCGATCGTCTTCGGCGGCCCCAAGCGCTGCTACGCCTCGCGCAATCGCGCCGAGTATTGGGCGGAGATTTACCAGTGCTGGTTCAACACCAACCGCACCATGGACCACGACCACAACCACATCCACACCCGCGCCCAGCTCATCAAATACGATCCCATGGGCGCGAAGCTGTGCGAGGATGTGCTCGGCAAACCCGACTGGCGCTTCGTCTCCCCGCGCGACCGCGCCGGCCAAGCGCACTTAAAAACCTATGACCCCGCCAAGGCGCCGGTGGTCGAGGATCTGCCGCACATCAAGGTGGCCGCGAATGATTATTACGATAAATACTGGAACGATTTCTGGCAGCGCCTCTACGACAAGTACGAGCTCGCCAGCCCCCAAGGCCGCCGGGATTCGAAGAACAAATAAACCGCCCACGCCATGCGCCTCTTCGTTGCCCTGTTCCTGACCGCCCTCACGATGTCCGCTGCGCCGTTCAAAAAAATTACGAACCTTCAGTACGCCAAAGTGGCCGATCAGGCGCTGGCGCTGGACCTCTATTTACCAACCGCCCAGAACGCGCCTCTCATCGTCTGGGTGCACGGCGGCGCGTGGCGCGCGGGCAGCAAAGATTTCATGCCGCTCACTGCGCTGGTGGAACGCGGCTACGCCGTGGCCAGCGTGGATTACCGACTCAGCACCGTGGCGAAATTCCCCGCGCTGATTCACGACTGCAAAGGCGCCATCCGCTGGCTGCGCGCGCACGCCGGGAAATACGGCTACAATGCCCAACGCATTTGCATCGCGGGCAATTCCGCCGGCGGCCATCTGGCGGCTTTGATCGGCACCAGCAACGGCGTGGCCGCGCTCGAGGGCACCGTGGGGGGTAACGCAGAACAGTCTTCCGACGTGCAGGCCATCGCGAGCTACTACGGTGCCAGCAACCTGACCAGCATCCTCAGCCAATCCACCCCGCACGGCCTCAGCGTCCGCGTGCCGGCGCTCAAGTTGTTGCTGGGGGACACGCCGGAGAAAACCGAGGTCTTGGCCAAGCTCGCCAGCCCGGTGTTTCACGTGGATAAAAACGATCCGCCCCTCCTCCTGCTGCACGGCGATCAAGATCCGCAAATGCCGATCAACCAAGCACACGAACTACACGGCCGCTACAAAGCCCTGAAGCTCGATGTCGCCTTCGAAGTGCTGCACGGCGCCGCCCACGGGGGCGAGATGTTTTACGACGCCAACCGCAACGCCGTGGTCAAAGCGTTCCTCGATCGCACCCTGCGAAAATAAATCCTCCCGGGAAGGGCAAGATCCACCTTGCCCCATTGTTCCCTCCGCGTCTCCGCGCCTCCGCGTGAGCCTTACGCGCCAAACAACTCTTCC encodes the following:
- a CDS encoding alpha/beta hydrolase; this encodes MRLFVALFLTALTMSAAPFKKITNLQYAKVADQALALDLYLPTAQNAPLIVWVHGGAWRAGSKDFMPLTALVERGYAVASVDYRLSTVAKFPALIHDCKGAIRWLRAHAGKYGYNAQRICIAGNSAGGHLAALIGTSNGVAALEGTVGGNAEQSSDVQAIASYYGASNLTSILSQSTPHGLSVRVPALKLLLGDTPEKTEVLAKLASPVFHVDKNDPPLLLLHGDQDPQMPINQAHELHGRYKALKLDVAFEVLHGAAHGGEMFYDANRNAVVKAFLDRTLRK